From Bacteroidales bacterium, one genomic window encodes:
- a CDS encoding histidine kinase encodes MKKHKKIRGFVAAVLFSYGIVVLLRWIQDADPFHLPTLIILGTSVLIIVLLINLIVNKMFSSISNMPVVPLKKKLVPSFILFAVFTFFISFTVFFSGMYILYRVEGWDTSQFLTHIFQRQFGGAFLSVTIGVLMAPVAFFYKIWRQAVDREQQLREENLKYKYRTLKTQVNPHFLFNSLNTLSELVYVDAKKADNYIHKLAGIYRYILEHEETDLIPLDEELEFVKQYFELQKERAGNSILLDMDVENASQFNIIPISLQILVENALKHNSASEENPLKICIDNNDGYIIVSNNMQRKSILNDSPGTGLVNLEQRTKLITGREIIRSQENGLFIVKLPVISTSE; translated from the coding sequence ATGAAAAAACATAAAAAAATAAGAGGTTTTGTTGCGGCTGTATTATTCAGTTATGGTATAGTTGTGTTGTTACGGTGGATACAGGATGCCGATCCGTTTCATCTGCCGACCCTTATTATTTTAGGCACATCTGTATTAATTATCGTTCTGCTAATCAATCTTATTGTTAATAAGATGTTTTCATCAATTTCCAATATGCCGGTGGTGCCATTGAAAAAAAAGTTAGTACCGTCATTTATCCTGTTCGCTGTTTTTACATTTTTTATTTCTTTCACCGTGTTTTTTTCGGGAATGTATATTTTATACAGAGTGGAAGGATGGGATACCAGTCAGTTCCTAACCCATATATTTCAAAGACAGTTTGGAGGAGCATTTCTATCCGTAACCATTGGCGTTTTAATGGCGCCCGTTGCTTTCTTCTATAAGATTTGGCGGCAGGCAGTTGACCGGGAACAACAGTTACGCGAAGAAAACCTGAAATATAAATACCGGACTTTAAAAACCCAGGTAAATCCCCATTTCCTGTTCAACAGCCTGAATACCCTTTCGGAACTTGTATATGTGGATGCAAAGAAAGCAGACAATTATATCCACAAGCTAGCGGGTATTTACAGGTATATTCTCGAACATGAGGAAACTGACCTGATACCCCTGGATGAAGAATTGGAGTTTGTAAAGCAGTATTTTGAGTTGCAGAAAGAACGTGCCGGAAATAGCATACTTCTGGATATGGATGTTGAAAATGCATCTCAATTTAACATAATCCCCATATCCTTGCAAATACTGGTGGAAAATGCCTTAAAACATAATTCTGCTTCCGAAGAAAATCCGTTGAAGATCTGCATTGATAATAATGACGGATATATCATTGTTTCTAATAATATGCAGAGAAAAAGCATATTGAATGATTCTCCCGGGACAGGTCTGGTAAATCTGGAGCAAAGAACCAAACTGATCACAGGACGGGAAATTATCCGAAGCCAGGAAAACGGGTTGTTTATCGTTAAACTTCCGGTTATCAGCACATCAGAATAA
- a CDS encoding patatin-like phospholipase family protein: MRIALAFSGGGYRASAFNLGVITYLNRVSVDGATLLDKVTALSTVSGGTITGAKYALGIKKGETLEEIYASLYRFFLNTDLISGSIERLCSTENWDQPRVKSLISAFADLYDDLLFQKDKFGVLLDEKHPIHLKHISFNATEFSTGLQFRFQVSEKIFSPITGIPYDGIIGNFNNNISGKVAKDIRMADILAASSCFPGGFEPINFPTDFVLPDTDEIIRLRKNKKYPIGLMDGGIVDNQGIEPLLLAENRMRLNSLNPDQCNFDLIIVSDVSSPYMEGFTASIQQKENWWRRLTLQRVKLVTFFTVLVAAGLMVLAIREKSIVLSVTATILFTLSSIVALLFLWIKKQLKNIGILDVSKLKKFRHLKLIVFENLLKNRVLSILRLTGSVFMKHIRRLNFRSVYENDYWANRRIMNAIYELRAGEKNTEKRFEKGELDDYLKPSAKIQEVSSIAAGMETTLWFEKRHWDARVPDSLIACGQYSICWNLLGYIGQIKRDTTNTNKNHQLLLSCEDFLRKDWEKFKENPYWLVEKYQQEMSLLSK; encoded by the coding sequence ATGAGAATAGCGCTGGCATTTTCAGGAGGTGGCTACAGGGCTTCAGCCTTTAATCTGGGAGTTATCACTTACCTGAACAGGGTTTCGGTTGACGGTGCAACTTTACTTGATAAAGTCACAGCACTTTCAACGGTATCCGGTGGAACCATCACCGGGGCAAAATATGCTTTGGGTATTAAAAAGGGGGAAACCCTGGAAGAGATCTATGCTTCCTTATACCGTTTTTTCCTGAACACCGATCTGATATCGGGAAGCATTGAACGTTTATGCAGTACGGAGAATTGGGACCAACCAAGGGTAAAAAGCCTGATCAGTGCCTTTGCGGACCTTTATGACGACTTACTGTTCCAAAAAGACAAATTCGGGGTTCTCCTGGATGAAAAGCATCCGATACACCTGAAACACATATCATTTAATGCTACCGAATTTTCAACGGGACTGCAATTCCGCTTTCAGGTATCGGAAAAAATATTTTCCCCCATAACCGGTATTCCCTATGATGGTATCATCGGTAATTTTAACAACAATATTTCCGGTAAGGTAGCCAAAGATATCAGGATGGCAGATATCCTGGCCGCTTCTTCCTGTTTTCCGGGAGGATTTGAGCCGATTAATTTCCCTACTGATTTTGTCCTTCCGGATACGGACGAGATCATCCGGCTCAGGAAAAATAAAAAATATCCGATAGGCTTGATGGACGGAGGAATTGTCGATAATCAGGGAATAGAGCCCTTGTTACTTGCCGAAAACCGGATGAGACTCAACAGCCTGAATCCGGACCAGTGTAACTTCGACCTGATCATTGTATCGGATGTTTCCAGTCCTTATATGGAGGGTTTTACTGCGAGCATACAGCAAAAAGAGAATTGGTGGCGGCGACTGACATTGCAGAGAGTTAAACTGGTTACTTTTTTTACGGTATTGGTTGCTGCCGGATTGATGGTATTGGCCATCCGGGAAAAGTCCATTGTACTTTCCGTTACGGCAACCATACTCTTTACATTGTCATCCATAGTAGCACTGTTGTTCCTATGGATCAAAAAACAATTAAAAAATATCGGTATCCTTGATGTATCGAAACTAAAAAAATTCAGGCATCTAAAGCTTATTGTATTCGAAAACCTTTTAAAGAACAGAGTCCTATCCATATTAAGACTGACCGGCAGCGTATTTATGAAACATATCCGCCGGTTAAATTTCCGTTCGGTATATGAAAACGACTATTGGGCCAACCGTCGTATCATGAATGCTATTTATGAATTAAGGGCCGGAGAAAAGAACACTGAAAAAAGATTTGAAAAAGGAGAATTGGACGATTACCTGAAACCTTCGGCGAAAATACAGGAAGTGTCCTCAATCGCTGCCGGAATGGAAACTACCTTATGGTTTGAAAAAAGACACTGGGATGCCAGGGTGCCCGATTCCCTGATTGCTTGCGGACAATACAGTATTTGCTGGAACCTGCTAGGTTATATCGGACAAATCAAACGGGATACCACCAATACCAATAAAAACCATCAGCTTTTACTCTCATGTGAGGATTTTCTGAGGAAAGACTGGGAAAAATTCAAGGAAAACCCTTACTGGCTCGTGGAAAAATACCAACAGGAAATGTCACTTCTGTCTAAGTAA